A section of the Methanoregula formicica SMSP genome encodes:
- a CDS encoding Hsp70 family protein has protein sequence MNAQEPALSLGVDFGDGAIVCGSMPQDGSGFFTHAFPGWSEELPDPGGSVPIHRVPSLVRYRDANYHDIGNEVVRGGNSDHPATARWIRSYLLEESGALIAAGDEKRVTFRDAACDLLGAILVKTVTGHQNIRSVVFSVPEDAPPWYRDWLSKIARTAGMTACHTIAECSAAAAGYGLAVETGQSFLLFSCDETALSLRIARNNGSLDSADMEVIGSARTDTGSVILDTWIAQEIVEKSHLAYHGRRGQSLIDAARACVPGVVQHLARGDEAVAGFPDPVSGRPITVRITADDIIRVFADHGLPAILDDVIRCARGEALARGYADSAPAAVLMTGRGSLLPAVQALARERFFGVPVLSDHPLDAIVRGACLFRSRSASSDHIRNNYALRYWDPAAREHRYRFLVHSGARFPSAGQVARITISAAYDGQARLGLSLFEIGSNGPGTGLALELVQDPSGGVRVAAPEKDADEGSRPRLVNGTIPTVLAADPPGVKGEPRFELTFTIDRERQLCLTARDLITGAIIRRDAPVYRLT, from the coding sequence ATGAACGCACAGGAACCTGCTCTCTCCCTTGGCGTGGATTTCGGGGACGGTGCCATCGTCTGCGGGAGTATGCCACAGGACGGGAGCGGTTTTTTTACCCATGCATTCCCCGGCTGGTCGGAGGAACTACCGGACCCGGGAGGATCCGTACCGATACACCGGGTTCCGTCCCTTGTACGGTATCGTGACGCGAACTACCATGATATCGGGAATGAGGTTGTGCGGGGGGGAAATTCTGATCACCCGGCAACGGCCCGGTGGATCCGCAGCTACCTGCTCGAAGAGAGCGGGGCACTGATCGCGGCGGGGGATGAAAAACGGGTAACGTTCCGCGATGCTGCGTGTGACCTTCTCGGTGCAATCCTGGTGAAGACCGTGACCGGGCACCAGAACATCCGTTCCGTTGTTTTTTCCGTTCCGGAAGATGCACCACCATGGTACAGGGACTGGCTTTCGAAGATCGCCCGCACTGCAGGCATGACTGCCTGCCACACCATCGCAGAATGTTCAGCAGCAGCGGCCGGTTACGGTCTGGCAGTTGAGACGGGGCAGTCGTTTCTCCTCTTTTCCTGTGACGAGACGGCACTCAGCCTCCGTATTGCCAGGAACAACGGGTCTTTAGACAGCGCAGACATGGAAGTGATCGGGTCAGCCCGGACAGACACCGGTTCTGTCATTCTGGATACCTGGATTGCACAGGAGATCGTGGAGAAAAGCCATCTGGCGTATCATGGAAGACGGGGACAAAGCCTGATCGATGCAGCACGTGCATGCGTTCCGGGGGTCGTGCAGCACCTTGCCCGTGGCGATGAGGCTGTTGCGGGATTTCCGGATCCGGTCTCCGGAAGGCCAATCACTGTAAGGATAACGGCAGACGACATTATCCGGGTGTTTGCCGATCATGGACTGCCCGCGATCCTTGACGATGTAATCCGGTGCGCACGCGGGGAGGCACTGGCACGGGGATACGCTGATAGTGCACCGGCAGCGGTCCTGATGACCGGCCGTGGATCACTTCTCCCCGCGGTACAGGCACTTGCCCGGGAGCGTTTTTTTGGAGTTCCCGTTCTCTCAGATCACCCGCTCGATGCCATTGTGAGGGGTGCGTGCCTGTTCCGTTCCCGTAGCGCTTCTTCAGATCACATAAGGAACAACTACGCGCTCCGGTACTGGGACCCGGCCGCGCGGGAACATCGGTACCGTTTCCTCGTCCACAGTGGCGCACGATTTCCCAGTGCCGGGCAGGTCGCCCGGATCACCATCAGTGCCGCATATGACGGGCAGGCCCGACTCGGTCTCTCCCTGTTCGAAATTGGCAGCAACGGGCCCGGGACAGGGCTGGCACTCGAACTGGTCCAGGATCCCTCCGGGGGCGTCCGGGTTGCCGCGCCTGAAAAAGATGCGGACGAGGGGAGCAGGCCAAGACTCGTGAACGGCACAATACCGACAGTGCTGGCCGCCGATCCGCCTGGCGTAAAAGGGGAGCCCCGGTTCGAACTGACATTCACCATCGACCGTGAGAGACAACTCTGCCTCACGGCTCGCGATCTCATTACCGGGGCGATTATCAGAAGAGATGCACCGGTGTACCGGTTAACATAA
- a CDS encoding DUF2997 domain-containing protein has translation MELQEMEINIDKEGRVQINVKGVQGTGCLALTRDLETALGVVEQREYSADYYQQETGVCEHRTLKSR, from the coding sequence ATGGAACTACAGGAAATGGAAATCAATATCGACAAGGAAGGAAGAGTCCAGATAAACGTGAAGGGAGTACAGGGCACCGGCTGTCTCGCACTGACCCGGGATCTTGAGACTGCCTTAGGAGTAGTTGAGCAACGGGAATATTCCGCAGACTATTATCAGCAGGAGACAGGCGTCTGTGAGCACCGGACACTGAAATCCCGATAA
- a CDS encoding CAP domain-containing protein, which produces MVRNTCPNCGAVMSDRSQKFCTQCGTRLPDLPPALLTGRLAATGAAAAAVIIVIIVAGALSSPLLREMAGNAAGKPSGPVMPVSATAGITPLPPEPLPITTAVSSTATPLSTTVPVTASPVTTQTTRIPATTPKTTQTTATTVPTATPTPAFTAQITLAVTWIPSQPSPDTYTSKTEGAPFIDPSSLEARIHDLINNERRQNGLSTLSYDSFLASIARGHSYDMTLRNFFEHTNPDGLDARARGEWAGYPCVRDYETYYTEGISENIAMVYRYDTYKDLIAPNGTVMQTEYQWSTEEFIANKVVNGWMNSEGHRNNILDYHFQQEGIGVAFASDNAIYVTENFC; this is translated from the coding sequence ATGGTGCGTAATACTTGTCCAAACTGTGGGGCTGTCATGTCCGACCGTTCGCAGAAATTCTGCACGCAGTGCGGGACGAGATTACCCGATCTCCCCCCGGCTCTCCTGACCGGCAGGTTGGCAGCGACAGGGGCTGCTGCAGCTGCTGTAATTATTGTGATCATTGTTGCGGGGGCTCTCTCGTCTCCTCTGCTGCGGGAAATGGCGGGGAATGCTGCGGGAAAGCCTTCTGGTCCCGTGATGCCCGTGTCTGCGACCGCAGGCATTACTCCCCTGCCCCCGGAACCATTACCCATAACAACAGCGGTTTCATCCACCGCAACGCCCCTCTCAACGACTGTACCTGTAACCGCATCCCCCGTGACAACCCAAACAACAAGGATACCTGCCACCACCCCGAAGACAACGCAGACCACGGCCACAACCGTGCCAACAGCAACCCCTACACCGGCATTTACGGCTCAGATCACCCTTGCGGTTACCTGGATCCCCTCGCAGCCATCCCCCGATACGTACACCAGTAAAACAGAGGGTGCGCCCTTCATCGATCCTTCTTCGCTTGAAGCACGGATCCATGACCTGATTAATAACGAGCGGCGGCAGAACGGGCTTTCCACCCTGTCCTATGATTCATTCCTCGCAAGCATCGCCCGCGGGCACAGTTACGACATGACGCTCCGAAACTTCTTTGAGCATACGAACCCGGATGGATTGGATGCCCGTGCGCGGGGGGAGTGGGCCGGGTATCCGTGCGTCCGCGATTACGAAACGTATTATACTGAAGGAATTTCCGAGAATATCGCGATGGTCTACCGGTATGATACCTACAAGGACCTTATCGCGCCCAACGGGACCGTCATGCAGACAGAATATCAATGGAGCACTGAGGAATTTATCGCAAATAAAGTAGTAAACGGGTGGATGAACAGCGAGGGGCACCGGAATAATATTCTTGATTACCACTTCCAGCAGGAGGGGATCGGAGTTGCATTCGCCTCTGATAATGCAATCTATGTAACGGAGAATTTCTGTTGA
- a CDS encoding deoxyribonuclease IV gives MVKIGVHVSIAGSLDLAVDRAKDAGCDVFQMFSRNPRGWGYQPVDPSVAEAFLSKIKTTGLLPVDHMPYLPNLASPKPEIYEKSVATLTAELERCEILGIPYLVTHLGHHLGEGMAGGRSRVIQAINTALANAGGSTMLLLENTAGEKNSVGSSFEHIRGILDGVEGKERVGICFDTCHAFAAGYELRTEEGITETLGQLDEAVGLDNLRLIHLNDTKGDRGSGLDRHEHIGLGFIGEEGFRQILHNRVFSRLPLVCETPVDERRDDRGNIGKVRELAR, from the coding sequence ATGGTGAAAATCGGGGTTCATGTCTCGATTGCCGGTTCTCTGGACCTTGCGGTAGATCGTGCAAAAGATGCCGGCTGCGATGTATTCCAGATGTTCTCGCGGAATCCCCGTGGATGGGGATACCAGCCCGTTGACCCCTCCGTTGCAGAGGCATTTCTGTCGAAGATTAAGACAACCGGTCTCCTGCCGGTCGACCACATGCCCTACCTCCCCAATCTTGCTTCCCCAAAACCGGAAATTTACGAGAAATCTGTTGCAACGCTCACGGCAGAACTTGAACGGTGTGAAATACTGGGAATCCCGTATCTTGTCACACACCTCGGCCACCATCTCGGTGAAGGTATGGCCGGGGGGAGATCGCGCGTAATCCAGGCAATCAACACGGCGCTCGCGAATGCAGGGGGTTCCACGATGCTCCTCCTCGAGAATACCGCTGGGGAGAAGAACAGTGTCGGCAGCAGCTTTGAGCACATCCGCGGGATCCTTGACGGGGTAGAGGGAAAGGAGCGTGTCGGCATCTGTTTTGACACCTGCCATGCCTTTGCCGCGGGCTATGAACTCCGCACGGAGGAGGGTATTACTGAGACTCTCGGCCAGCTTGACGAGGCTGTTGGCCTTGACAACCTGAGGCTTATTCATCTCAATGATACGAAAGGTGATCGGGGAAGCGGCCTCGACCGGCATGAGCATATCGGCCTCGGATTCATCGGTGAGGAAGGCTTCCGCCAGATTCTCCACAATCGGGTCTTCTCCCGTCTTCCGCTGGTCTGCGAGACACCCGTTGATGAGAGGCGGGACGACCGGGGCAATATCGGGAAGGTGCGGGAACTGGCCCGGTAA